In Balaenoptera musculus isolate JJ_BM4_2016_0621 chromosome 17, mBalMus1.pri.v3, whole genome shotgun sequence, a genomic segment contains:
- the FBXO43 gene encoding F-box only protein 43: protein MSERHSGQAGTGAGNEVDSPIVNVKSSSFGDFCSTSSFQDSGYSELLKSCSFDNTDKESFGKKERGSTLIHEHPETSSLALTHSLESPTQRKRFVFPRKEKDKTPDLCETPKVSGKKFLLRRRLDVSFSLLKGDLESQNSSLECSTSQVPNLEKNIPSSALGFPRQNNFSSLVTSTLKTEEATSSSQKLRLNFSQQKTSTVDDSKDNCSLFEVECISPIQGSSFKDSITHDFSDSSLCINDENTYPELLGSSVSGTTCGTDEDIFVTPISNLVANVKFNASQRLSPLGEVRRNISTPEDSGFNSLCLDKSEDSLADQEGSFQELLQKHKGTLKVRDTVKRSRRLGRLRRLSTLREQGSQSETEEEKQPNLSVSESTPVATSDISESQPSSDNKSGDLSLSFKNLSKTPALQLVHELFMKSKRKRFQQSGARELLEERDGGKIAVLQRVLAGLIGKKMEI from the exons ATGTCAGAAAGGCATTCAGGTCAAGCTGGCACTGGAGCAGGAAATGAGGTGGACTCTCCTATTGTCAATGTCAAGTCGTCCAGCTTTGGAGACTTTTGTTCCACGTCTTCATTTCAAGATAGTGGCTACAGTGAGCTGTTAAAATCGTGCAGCTTTGATAATACAGATAAAGAatcatttggaaagaaagaaagaggctcaACATTAATCCATGAACATCCTGAAACTTCAAGTCTGGCCTTAACACATAGTTTAGAGTCTCCCACTCAAAGAAAGAGATTTGTCTTCCCCAGGAAGGAAAAGGATAAAACCCCAGACCTTTGTGAAACTCCTAAAgtcagtggaaaaaaatttttactgcgTAGAAGATTGGACGTATCTTTCTCTCTTCTAAAGGGGGACTTGGAATCACAAAATAGTTCTCTTGAATGTAGTACAAGCCAAGTtcccaatttagaaaaaaatattccaagcaGTGCTTTAGGTTTCCCAaggcaaaataattttagttctttAGTTACTAGCACTTTGAAAACAGAAGAAGCGACTTCCAGCAGTCAAAAATTGAGACTTAATTTTTCTCAACAGAAGACGTCCACAGTTGATGATTCCAAAGATAACTGTAGCCTATTTGAAGTTGAATGTATATCTCCAATTCAAGGCAGTAGTTTTAAAGACTCTATCACACATGACTTTAGCGACAGCAGTCTATGTATTAATGATGAGAATACATATCCTGAACTTCTGGGCTCTTCGGTCAGTGGAACAACTTGTGGAACAGATGAGGACATATTTGTGACTCCAATAAGTAATCTTGTAGCAAATGTTAAATTTAATGCAAGTCAAAGGCTTTCTCCTTTAGGTGAAGTGAGACGCAATATTTCAACACCTGAAGACAGTGGTTTTAACTCACTTTGCTTGGATAAATCAGAAGATTCCCTCGCTGACCAAGAGGGCTCTTTCCAAGAACTGCTTCAGAAACATAAGGGAACTCTCAAAGTCAGGGACACGGTAAAAAGATCAAGGCGTCTTGGAAGATTAAGAAGATTGTCCACCCTTAGGGAGCAAGGCTCACAATCtgagacagaagaagaaaagcagccCAACCTCTCTGTCTCTGAATCAACACCAGTGGCCACTTCAGACATCTCAGAGAGTCAGCCAAGCAGTGACAATAAGAGTGGGGATTTGAGTTTAAGCTTTAAGAATTTATCAAAGACCCCAGCCTTGCAGTTAGTGCATGAGCTCTTTatgaaaagcaaaaggaaaagattCCAGCAAAGCGGTGCACGTGAATTGTTAGAAGAAAGGGACGGGGGGAAAATAGCTGTACTACAGCGTGTACTTGCCGGACTGATTGGCAAGAAAATGG aaatttaa